In Bactrocera neohumeralis isolate Rockhampton chromosome 5, APGP_CSIRO_Bneo_wtdbg2-racon-allhic-juicebox.fasta_v2, whole genome shotgun sequence, the genomic window tgaagaatttgctggctgaaagcacgacgatgggcacaaaaacagtgagatctgctggtttctttctttttctttcatcgaataataaataatttttttttatttcagatcttcAACATCGAACAAGAGAAGGCGCTGATAAGCTACATTCTCCAGGCCAGAGACATCAACTATGGAATTAGTTTGATGGAGCTTCGTAAGCTCGCGTATGAATTTGCTCGCAAAGTTGGCGCGTCGTATCCGGATCCATGgaatgacaatcaacaggcgagtaaggattggcagttggcgttcatgaaacgccacaaaaatttgtcactgcGAACACCAGAGCAAGTAAGCCAGAGCCGTGCGAAGCGATTCAACAAAGAGAATGTCGATGCATTCTTTGCCAACCTTTCATCCGTTCTCGGTAAGACGCCGTTTGAACCTCACCGAATATGGAACATGGATGAAACCGGGTGCTTGACCGTGCCAACCAGACCTGTCAAAACCATCGCGCGCAAAGGACAAAAGCAGGTCGGCTCATCAACATCTGCCGAAAAAGGCACCAATGTGTCTTTGGCTTTGGCCGTCAGCGCTAGTGGCCAGTCTATATTGCCATTCTTCCTCTTTCCCCGAGTAAACATGAAAGAgatttttatgactcatgcgagtcatggcgctgttggtgttgcgaacggttctggttacatgaactctgacgtattccctcaattcatgcgtcatttcatcaagcacaccggtgctaatgccgattcgccaaccatgttgctgctggacaaccacggttcgcatttatcgatcgaggcgatagatttggcgttggatcatggcatcacgttgctgtcttttccgccgaaatgcacgcgcaaaatgcagccgctagatgttgcggtatttgcaccatttaaaggcatgataaccgtgaagcatgatgcatggaaaaagtccaacattggtgtcactttcgatctgcatcatgtgccgctccttgtcgatcagtgcctcgatgttatgttaacgccgaaaaccatcaaatccggcttccgaacaactggcatctacccgttcaacccgcaaattttcactgaagttgactttgtcgcttcggaactgagcggcgaaaatttgttcggtgacaaagagaaagacgccgacaatcaacgtcgagttcttgcctctggtgatgccattgtgactgctgcgaatgaggaggtgtcaacgtcggaggcatcgacaagtgccccagcttcaacaagtggtgctgcatcatcgtcgttgtctcttgtttcggctccacagctccgtgatgcattgaaatcggttggcccgttgaaattgggcacacctgcgccgaaatcaaaacgtggccgcaagacaatggagtcaacgattttgacatcgcctgaggttgtcgcagatctgcgtgacaaggccgaaaaaagcggcaaaaattgacgaaggcagccgatgaaccagcagccaagaagcaaatcgtggcaaatcgaagacgccacggaagagaagcccgtctccgaccgaaaccgacatcgaagaggacttcgatttttgcaAGATTTGCAAGAAAGAGATGCCGAAGCACGAGAATCGTCAAAACACGGCCCATTGCATCGTTTGTGATCGAGGGGTTCACTTGAAATTTGCCGGACCGAACCCGAACACTTAcacctgcatccactgcgagtcggaataatttttttcgccaattcctatttttcttattatttatgaatctctctttcatttccattgataaataaacatttttcatcggtaacaatcaTGTTTTAAATTCGCGtgaaaaatcgcaaaatcaggttttttgcgccaatggctataacttttaaatttttgtagaattttatcaaaccaatgttatcaaaaggaaggttacgactcgcattacaaatccatgctttgga contains:
- the LOC126759308 gene encoding uncharacterized protein LOC126759308 encodes the protein MPRYYPKQEKIVDFDNILEAIKSVKIHHNSVRQSATAHKIPRTNLMRYIAAFDGANIDVTTANADVMKNLLAESTTMGTKTIFNIEQEKALISYILQARDINYGISLMELRKLAYEFARKVGASYPDPWNDNQQASKDWQLAFMKRHKNLSLRTPEQVSQSRAKRFNKENVDAFFANLSSVLGKTPFEPHRIWNMDETGCLTVPTRPVKTIARKGQKQVGSSTSAEKGTNVSLALAVSASGQSILPFFLFPRGADATNEPFN